The Pithys albifrons albifrons isolate INPA30051 chromosome 23, PitAlb_v1, whole genome shotgun sequence genome contains a region encoding:
- the KCNJ1 gene encoding ATP-sensitive inward rectifier potassium channel 1 — translation MFSSLRQRFHSRIRERSRRRARLVSKDGRCNIEFGNVEQSRFVFLIDIWTTILDLRWRYKMTIFISAFLGSWFLFGLLWYVVAYIHKDLPEFNPSRNHTPCVENINGLTSAFLFSLETQVTIGYGFRCVTEQCATAIFLLIFQSILGVVINSFMCGAILAKISRSKNRAKTITFSKNAVISKRGGKLCLLIRVANLRKSLLIGSHIYGKLLKTTITPEGETIILDQVNIEFVVDAGNENLFFISPLTIYHVIDKNSPFFHMAAETILQQDFELVVFLDGTVEATSATCQVRTSYIPEEVLWGYRFAPIVSKTKEGKYRVDFQNFSKTVAVETPHCAFCLYNEKEAKAKEKKGYDNPGFVLSEVSETSDTKM, via the coding sequence atgTTCAGCTCCCTCCGGCAACGCTTCCACAGCCGCATCCGCGAGCGCAGCCGGCGCAGGGCCAGGCTGGTCTCCAAAGATGGCAGGTGTAACATAGAGTTTGGCAACGTAGAGCAGTCCAGGTTTGTCTTTTTGATTGACATATGGACCACCATCCTGGACCTCAGGTGGAGATACAAAATGACTATCTTCATTTCAGCCTTTTTGGGCAGCTGGTTTCTGTTCGGGCTGCTCTGGTACGTCGTGGCCTACATTCATAAAGACCTGCCCGAGTTCAACCCCTCCAGAAACCACACCCCTTGTGTGGAGAACATCAATGGCCTCACCTCAGCTTTCCTGTTCTCCCTGGAGACCCAGGTGACCATCGGTTACGGCTTCAGGTGTGTCACGGAACAGTGTGCCACTGCCATCTTCCTGCTCATCTTCCAGTCCATCCTGGGGGTGGTCATCAACTCTTTCATGTGTGGGGCCATCTTGGCCAAGATCTCCAGGTCCAAAAACAGGGCCAAGACCATCACCTTCAGCAAGAACGCCGTCATCAGCAAGCGTGGGGGGAAGCTCTGCCTCCTCATTCGGGTGGCAAACCTCAGGAAGAGCCTCCTGATCGGGAGCCACATCTACGGGAAGCTCCTCAAGACCACCATCACCCCAGAAGGAGAGACAATCATCTTGGACCAGGTCAACATAGAGTTTGTGGTTGATGCTGGCAACGAGAACCTCTTCTTCATTTCCCCCCTAACCATTTATCATGTCATAGATAAGAACAGCCCTTTCTTCCACATGGCAGCAGAGACCATCCTGCAGCAGGATTTCGAGCTGGTGGTGTTTTTGGATGGCACTGTGGAAGCCACCAGTGCCACCTGTCAGGTGAGGACGTCCTACATCCCAGAGGAGGTGCTCTGGGGTTACCGCTTCGCTCCCATCGTGTCCAAGACCAAAGAAGGGAAATACAGAGTTGACTTCCAGAACTTCAGCAAGACGGTGGCTGTGGAGACTCCCCACTGTGCCTTCTGCCTCTACAACGAGAAAGAAGCCAAAGCCAAAGAGAAGAAGGGCTATGACAATCCTGGGTTTGTCCTGTCAGAGGTCAGTGAAACCAGTGACACTAAAATGTAG